One window of the Novosphingobium sp. KACC 22771 genome contains the following:
- a CDS encoding aldehyde dehydrogenase family protein gives MAGKVQGLLIDGQRVPALSGESFATINPATGEEIAQVARGGAADIDRAVAAARRAFENPAWRRMNANDRSLLLYRLADLIEQHADELAVLECLDNGKPWLFTKAVEIEGSIKTFRYFAGWPTKFGGETLPVSPRSGARILNYTTREPVGVAGLIVPWNYPMSMAAWKIAPAVAAGCCVILKPAEQTPLTALRLGELALEAGFPAGVINVVPGFGEAGAALVEHPGVDKVAFTGSTAVGKAIVRGSTGNLKKVSLELGGKSPQIVLADADLDAAAASIAAGIFFNQGQTCTAGSRLYAHASVADELLERIAAHAAAQKIGNGLDDATTFGPLISQEQWDVVSGYVNIGQQEGARVLTGGRRPADQAKGFFFEPTILASAGPDMRVVREEIFGPVLSALTWTDPEELVRQANDSEFGLSAGIWTNDLKTAHRMAEAVKAGTVWINCFNMVDPASPFGGYKQSGWGREHGRAAMELYSETKSVWVNLS, from the coding sequence ATGGCGGGCAAGGTGCAGGGCCTGCTGATCGACGGCCAGCGGGTGCCCGCGCTCTCGGGCGAGAGCTTTGCCACGATCAACCCGGCCACGGGCGAGGAAATCGCGCAGGTGGCCCGCGGCGGCGCCGCTGATATCGACCGCGCGGTGGCGGCTGCCCGGCGCGCCTTTGAAAATCCGGCATGGCGCCGGATGAACGCCAATGACCGCTCGCTGCTGCTCTATCGTCTGGCCGATCTGATCGAGCAGCATGCTGATGAACTGGCGGTGCTGGAATGCCTCGACAATGGCAAGCCCTGGCTGTTCACCAAGGCGGTGGAGATCGAAGGCTCGATCAAGACGTTCCGCTATTTCGCAGGCTGGCCGACCAAGTTTGGCGGCGAAACACTGCCCGTATCGCCCCGCAGCGGCGCGCGCATCCTTAACTACACGACGCGCGAGCCGGTGGGCGTGGCGGGGCTGATCGTGCCTTGGAACTATCCGATGTCGATGGCGGCGTGGAAGATCGCCCCGGCTGTTGCAGCGGGTTGCTGCGTTATCCTCAAGCCTGCCGAACAGACCCCGCTTACCGCTCTTCGCCTTGGCGAACTGGCGCTGGAGGCGGGCTTTCCGGCGGGCGTCATCAATGTCGTGCCCGGTTTTGGCGAAGCGGGCGCGGCGCTGGTCGAGCATCCCGGCGTGGACAAGGTGGCCTTCACCGGGTCGACAGCCGTTGGCAAGGCGATCGTGCGCGGCAGCACGGGCAATCTCAAGAAGGTCAGCCTCGAACTGGGCGGAAAATCGCCCCAGATCGTGCTGGCGGACGCGGATCTCGATGCGGCCGCGGCCAGCATCGCAGCAGGCATCTTCTTCAATCAGGGCCAGACCTGCACCGCCGGTTCGCGCCTCTATGCCCATGCCAGTGTGGCCGATGAATTGCTGGAAAGGATCGCGGCCCATGCCGCCGCGCAAAAGATCGGCAATGGTCTGGACGATGCCACCACCTTTGGTCCGCTTATCTCGCAGGAGCAGTGGGATGTCGTCAGCGGCTATGTGAACATCGGCCAACAGGAAGGCGCACGCGTGCTGACCGGCGGGCGGCGCCCGGCGGATCAGGCCAAGGGGTTCTTCTTTGAGCCCACCATTCTGGCCTCGGCCGGTCCGGACATGCGCGTGGTGCGCGAAGAAATCTTTGGCCCGGTGCTTTCCGCGCTGACCTGGACCGATCCCGAAGAATTGGTGCGTCAGGCCAATGACAGCGAATTTGGCCTTTCGGCTGGGATTTGGACCAATGATCTCAAGACCGCGCATCGCATGGCCGAGGCGGTCAAGGCGGGTACGGTGTGGATCAATTGCTTCAACATGGTCGATCCGGCCAGCCCGTTCGGCGGGTACAAGCAATCGGGCTGGGGCCGCGAACATGGCCGCGCCGCGATGGAACTCTACAGCGAGACGAAGAGCGTGTGGGTCAATCTCAGCTGA
- a CDS encoding SDR family NAD(P)-dependent oxidoreductase, which produces MTLELGVAGKVAIITGGGVGIGKETARKLAAAGAKVVIAARTKATLEAAAAQLREETGGEVLAIPADTTSMAAVQALVDATVAHFGGVHILVNCAAAPGGLVRNAIEEADEDALLLDLNTKLMGYFRTAKACAPHMRKAGWGRIVNVGGLTARCTEALSGMRNAALVHFTKTLSDELGRDGITVNIIHPGVTRTEHIEQWFNEMAAEEGTTFEAIVEREAGAPAALKRMLEVHEVADPIVFLASELGSGITGESIAVDGGLSRAVFL; this is translated from the coding sequence ATGACATTGGAATTGGGCGTGGCCGGAAAGGTGGCCATCATTACGGGCGGCGGCGTGGGCATCGGCAAGGAAACCGCACGTAAGCTGGCAGCCGCCGGCGCAAAGGTGGTGATCGCCGCGCGCACGAAAGCAACGCTGGAAGCGGCCGCCGCGCAATTGCGCGAGGAAACCGGCGGCGAGGTTCTGGCCATTCCCGCCGACACCACCAGCATGGCGGCGGTTCAGGCTCTGGTCGATGCCACGGTGGCGCATTTCGGCGGCGTACATATTCTGGTCAATTGCGCGGCGGCCCCCGGCGGCCTGGTCCGCAACGCCATTGAAGAAGCCGACGAGGACGCACTGCTGCTCGACCTCAACACCAAGCTGATGGGCTATTTCCGCACGGCCAAGGCTTGTGCGCCCCACATGCGCAAGGCCGGATGGGGCCGTATCGTCAATGTCGGCGGCCTGACCGCGCGCTGCACCGAGGCGTTGAGCGGAATGCGGAACGCGGCGCTGGTGCATTTTACCAAGACGCTGTCAGATGAATTGGGCCGCGACGGCATCACCGTCAATATCATTCATCCCGGCGTGACGCGCACCGAACATATCGAACAATGGTTCAACGAAATGGCCGCCGAGGAAGGCACGACCTTCGAAGCGATTGTCGAGCGCGAAGCCGGCGCGCCCGCCGCGCTCAAGCGCATGCTGGAAGTGCATGAAGTGGCCGATCCAATCGTGTTCCTGGCCAGTGAACTGGGCAGCGGGATCACCGGGGAATCGATCGCTGTTGACGGCGGCCTCTCGCGCGCGGTTTTCCTGTAA
- a CDS encoding 2-keto-4-pentenoate hydratase yields the protein MTQAPWADPEALLAQSLAHARATGRALGHVEHEIAAALTLDQAYHVQQAAFALRDEPLAGYKLAATSARAQEAMGLDGPLVGRIALTDLAPLATPAHDDRPVYAEAELLIRIGKDMPVMTDLPSLATMAEVIDRVWLGLEICTSSFADDDLSPAGIVADNGLLHAIVTGDLLAERWHEGLAEGTVSLQPDGAEPVYGAASAVMGHPLLALGWLAAWLGRRGENLREHQIIACGSMTGITQIATDKGVTAHFGTPDKTITGTVTTTFAKDQMRSEA from the coding sequence ATGACACAGGCTCCTTGGGCAGACCCGGAAGCCTTGCTGGCGCAATCGCTGGCCCATGCGCGCGCCACCGGCCGCGCCCTTGGCCATGTCGAACATGAGATTGCCGCCGCGCTCACGCTGGATCAGGCCTATCATGTGCAGCAGGCCGCCTTTGCCCTGCGCGACGAGCCGCTGGCGGGCTACAAGCTGGCCGCGACCAGCGCGCGAGCGCAGGAGGCGATGGGGCTGGACGGGCCGCTGGTGGGGCGCATCGCGCTGACCGATCTGGCCCCGCTCGCCACGCCTGCTCACGATGATCGCCCCGTGTATGCCGAGGCCGAATTGCTGATCCGCATTGGCAAGGACATGCCTGTCATGACCGATCTACCCTCGCTGGCCACGATGGCCGAGGTGATTGACCGGGTCTGGCTGGGCCTCGAAATCTGCACGAGCAGTTTTGCCGATGATGATCTGTCGCCTGCGGGGATCGTGGCCGACAATGGTTTGCTTCACGCGATTGTGACCGGCGATCTGCTGGCCGAGCGCTGGCACGAAGGGCTGGCGGAAGGCACTGTATCGCTGCAACCGGATGGGGCCGAACCGGTCTATGGCGCAGCAAGCGCCGTCATGGGCCATCCGCTGCTGGCGCTGGGCTGGCTGGCCGCCTGGCTTGGGCGGCGGGGCGAAAACCTGCGGGAGCATCAGATCATCGCTTGCGGCAGCATGACCGGGATCACGCAAATCGCCACAGACAAAGGCGTGACCGCGCATTTCGGTACGCCGGACAAGACAATAACAGGCACGGTTACGACTACCTTTGCCAAGGATCAGATGAGGAGCGAAGCATGA
- a CDS encoding helix-turn-helix domain-containing protein, with amino-acid sequence MSGESSPASPTHRDHAEIFDAEVARMRKAIAAGRSVLQLRLFDYLAERSGDVRAPKEIEVALAVFGTDGVQDSGADSGVRVYVHRLRKRLDDHYRGEAGPRLIIPKGEYRIALAMPDSQEPIPPSPEPSPPPPPASHQARRWWPIAAAAGLGVAAMAAWAVWPPASQQDARRDASVLSRGLDAGTQPLILVGDAYGLAETGDRKAVQRMILDPAIKSREDLGQHIRTHPEEFYRLYDFDLRFTPVSSAQAAWTILQALPNTGENPRRRPAVLPASKVKPAMLAGGNVVYVGRIANLGPLSATVGAQTQFRLTAMDTITDPASGQVFRGSPPLADEHAVRTDYGYLANLPGPAGRGLLITAGMGDFATDQMGSIAANPESLEQISARIGRKRHFEALYEFHSRDGMLMDSRLVAAHGLR; translated from the coding sequence GTGTCCGGCGAATCGTCCCCTGCCTCCCCCACGCACCGCGACCACGCCGAAATCTTCGATGCCGAAGTCGCGCGGATGCGCAAAGCGATTGCTGCGGGTCGTTCGGTGTTGCAGCTGCGCCTGTTCGATTACCTTGCCGAACGATCAGGCGACGTCCGCGCGCCCAAAGAAATCGAGGTCGCACTGGCCGTTTTCGGGACGGACGGCGTTCAGGATTCAGGCGCGGATTCCGGTGTGCGTGTCTATGTTCACCGCCTGCGCAAGCGGCTTGATGACCATTATCGCGGTGAAGCCGGGCCGCGTCTGATTATTCCCAAGGGCGAATACCGCATCGCACTGGCCATGCCCGACAGCCAGGAGCCGATACCACCATCACCCGAACCGTCGCCCCCCCCGCCCCCTGCGTCACATCAGGCCAGGCGCTGGTGGCCCATAGCCGCAGCGGCGGGGCTGGGCGTGGCGGCCATGGCGGCATGGGCAGTGTGGCCCCCCGCGTCGCAACAGGATGCCAGACGCGATGCCAGCGTCCTGTCACGCGGGTTGGATGCCGGAACGCAGCCCCTCATACTGGTGGGTGATGCCTATGGGCTGGCCGAGACGGGGGACCGCAAGGCGGTACAGCGCATGATATTGGACCCGGCGATCAAATCGCGCGAAGACCTGGGCCAGCATATCCGCACGCATCCCGAGGAATTTTATCGCCTTTACGATTTCGACCTGCGCTTTACCCCTGTCTCCAGCGCGCAGGCGGCCTGGACCATACTCCAGGCGCTGCCCAATACCGGCGAAAATCCGCGCCGTCGCCCCGCCGTACTGCCCGCTTCAAAGGTTAAACCGGCGATGCTGGCGGGGGGCAATGTCGTATATGTCGGGCGCATTGCCAATCTGGGGCCACTGTCGGCAACTGTGGGCGCGCAAACGCAGTTTCGTCTGACGGCCATGGACACTATCACCGATCCCGCCAGCGGCCAGGTATTTCGCGGATCGCCCCCGCTTGCCGATGAGCATGCCGTTCGCACCGATTACGGCTATCTGGCCAACCTGCCCGGACCTGCGGGACGCGGGCTGTTGATCACCGCGGGCATGGGCGATTTTGCCACCGACCAGATGGGCAGCATTGCCGCTAATCCGGAAAGTCTGGAACAAATTTCCGCCCGCATCGGGCGCAAACGACATTTTGAAGCGCTTTATGAGTTCCACTCGCGCGATGGCATGCTGATGGACAGCCGCCTTGTCGCCGCGCACGGATTGCGCTGA
- a CDS encoding serine hydrolase domain-containing protein: protein MTILPLKAALAAILLSMGLVPAVVRADAIEERVRQEMVRGDVPGVAVAVVRDGQPLRIEGFGFANIEHQVPVHPDTLFKTGALGMQFTAAGVLLLAEEGKLDLDASVRRYLPELPQSWQPVSLRRMLNHTSGLPATPNGDFRVEYSDAQMLDIIAHEKPNFPAGARWRFSYVDYVVLGQVMARVTGQPYARFLVDRIFAPLGMMRARGIDEMAIIANRSAGYERRDGHLRNAEWISAAANSTADGSLYLSVLDYAAWAAAMSRQSLLAKSSWAAMGQPARLGNGAACHYGLGWYLDDKAWWHGGSWQGFQTFAIRYLKPELTVVVLANGEGAEAEGLARDLAGLVEPALARQDAAPILDTDPAMTAQVAALLDAVASNRVAAHDFADYAALDLKEMVAQYSGLLQGLGARKDLALFAKADQCGEPSWRYRAHYRDQVIELRLVKAANGRIGNLEIVPVNRWNAPL, encoded by the coding sequence ATGACGATTTTGCCTTTGAAGGCGGCGCTGGCCGCGATACTCCTGTCGATGGGCCTTGTGCCCGCGGTTGTCCGTGCCGATGCCATCGAGGAGCGAGTGCGTCAGGAAATGGTGCGCGGCGATGTGCCGGGTGTGGCCGTGGCTGTTGTGCGCGATGGGCAACCCCTGCGTATCGAAGGCTTTGGTTTTGCCAATATCGAGCATCAGGTTCCCGTCCATCCCGACACGCTGTTCAAGACGGGCGCCTTGGGCATGCAGTTCACGGCCGCCGGGGTCTTGCTGTTGGCCGAAGAGGGCAAGCTGGATCTGGATGCTTCGGTGCGGCGCTATCTGCCCGAATTGCCCCAAAGCTGGCAACCGGTCAGCTTGCGCCGGATGCTGAACCATACCTCGGGTTTGCCCGCGACGCCCAATGGCGATTTCCGCGTGGAATATTCCGATGCCCAGATGCTCGACATCATCGCGCACGAAAAACCGAACTTTCCCGCAGGCGCTCGCTGGCGCTTCAGCTATGTCGATTATGTGGTGCTTGGTCAGGTCATGGCGCGTGTGACGGGGCAACCCTATGCGCGCTTTCTGGTGGACAGGATCTTTGCGCCGCTGGGCATGATGCGGGCGCGCGGCATTGATGAAATGGCGATCATTGCCAATCGCTCGGCCGGTTATGAACGGCGCGACGGCCATTTGCGCAATGCCGAATGGATATCGGCGGCCGCCAATTCCACGGCGGATGGTTCGCTCTACCTCTCGGTGCTGGATTATGCGGCATGGGCCGCCGCCATGAGCCGACAGAGCCTGTTGGCCAAGTCGTCCTGGGCCGCGATGGGACAGCCTGCGCGTTTGGGCAATGGAGCGGCCTGTCACTACGGTCTGGGCTGGTATTTGGACGACAAGGCATGGTGGCACGGCGGATCGTGGCAGGGGTTCCAGACCTTTGCGATCCGCTATCTCAAGCCGGAATTGACCGTGGTGGTGCTGGCCAACGGCGAGGGGGCCGAGGCCGAAGGGCTGGCGCGTGACCTGGCCGGATTGGTCGAGCCTGCATTGGCAAGACAAGATGCGGCGCCCATCCTTGACACCGACCCGGCCATGACGGCGCAGGTGGCGGCGCTGCTTGATGCGGTGGCGTCCAATCGCGTGGCGGCCCATGACTTTGCCGACTATGCGGCCCTTGATCTCAAAGAGATGGTCGCACAATATTCAGGCCTGCTGCAAGGGTTGGGGGCGCGAAAGGATCTGGCGCTCTTTGCGAAAGCCGATCAATGCGGCGAGCCATCATGGCGTTATCGCGCTCATTATCGCGATCAGGTGATTGAACTGCGGCTTGTAAAGGCGGCCAATGGGCGGATCGGCAATCTGGAAATCGTGCCGGTGAACCGGTGGAATGCGCCGCTCTGA
- a CDS encoding TonB-dependent receptor has product MTSTQRAHRVSHMRNGLSAGLAMSALLMASPALAQDGGGAASARNADAPPPGEIVVTATRKAQSLSRVPASVVAKSSVELDTQGVRSIADIAQVTPGITFGQSAVLYGTGQTSIAIRGIDSASGIPTTGVYIDDTPVQTRVGVSPSLSNPYPQVFDLDRVEVLRGPQGTLFGSGSVGGAVRFIMPKPSYDKISMYDRAEVGTTHNGAASYEGGVALGAPIVTDKIGFRVSAWTRHDGGYIDRLDRTTKQVTQKDINSSDTVSLRLAVGARATDRLTITPSIFYQYQNIADGSRFEVAASDLAHADQRLSLNTRPERHRDDFYLPALKVELDLGRATLVSDTSYFHRTTRTQSDDATLSLTLFGGVVGTIPSQFQNYAPGTQSHTIQKSFTQELRLQNNNANDRFNWIVGLFYQRSFVQDQYAGSDPQLLDVVNYAQAQSGNPPYTSLMDAYGVDLYQGQFSVFQRNTHRDQQMAAYAQADYEVVPRLKLTLGGRYTIAKYQFEGFTAGPLYTTPGRTDSLGTTSHTFTPRLGVTFQADPRNMFYVSAAKGVRGPGVSPPVGLTCTSDAAAIGFDPLASLNVKPDSIWSYEAGSKNRLFGGKLAMDASIYHIDWNNVQTLLALPTCSIYAALNLGSAKVDGFDLAVTLRPVRSLTLGASVAYTNARYTSAIPGPNGTTIRKAGEPFAVAPWSFQLNGEFTQPIGGIEGYARADFSYNSHNGKPVDVNSPLVDPALPRPPATSQLDLRVGGRIKADWADLDLSLYANNVTDSQPIMALYHDSPISTWYRAGSFRPRTIGLTLTARK; this is encoded by the coding sequence ATGACTTCGACGCAGCGCGCGCACCGTGTTTCACACATGCGCAACGGTCTGTCGGCGGGGCTGGCGATGTCTGCCTTGCTGATGGCGTCACCTGCGCTGGCGCAGGATGGGGGCGGAGCGGCATCCGCACGCAATGCCGACGCGCCGCCTCCGGGCGAGATTGTCGTTACCGCCACGCGCAAGGCCCAATCACTCAGCCGCGTGCCCGCGAGCGTGGTCGCCAAGAGCAGCGTGGAGCTGGATACGCAGGGCGTGCGGTCGATCGCCGATATCGCGCAGGTAACGCCAGGCATCACCTTCGGCCAGTCCGCCGTTCTTTACGGCACCGGCCAGACCTCGATCGCGATCCGCGGCATCGATTCCGCCTCCGGGATCCCGACTACGGGCGTCTATATCGACGATACGCCGGTGCAGACCCGCGTGGGCGTCAGCCCGTCGCTCAGCAATCCCTATCCGCAGGTGTTCGATCTTGACCGCGTTGAGGTGCTGCGCGGACCGCAGGGCACTCTGTTCGGCAGCGGCTCGGTGGGCGGGGCGGTGCGCTTCATCATGCCCAAGCCCAGCTATGACAAGATCTCGATGTATGACCGCGCCGAAGTGGGCACTACGCATAATGGCGCGGCCAGCTATGAGGGCGGCGTCGCGCTGGGCGCGCCCATCGTGACCGACAAGATCGGCTTTCGCGTGAGCGCATGGACCCGTCATGACGGCGGCTATATCGACCGTCTGGATCGGACCACCAAACAGGTCACGCAAAAAGACATCAACAGTTCGGACACGGTGTCGCTGCGCCTGGCGGTCGGCGCGCGGGCCACGGACCGTCTGACGATCACGCCTTCGATCTTCTATCAGTATCAGAACATTGCCGATGGTTCGCGCTTTGAAGTTGCCGCCTCGGATCTGGCCCATGCCGATCAGCGTTTGAGCCTGAATACAAGGCCCGAACGGCACCGCGACGATTTCTATCTGCCCGCGCTCAAGGTCGAGCTGGATCTGGGCCGTGCCACGCTGGTTTCCGACACGTCCTATTTCCATCGCACCACCCGGACGCAGAGCGATGACGCCACGCTGAGCCTGACGCTGTTTGGTGGCGTGGTCGGCACCATCCCAAGCCAGTTCCAGAACTATGCGCCGGGCACGCAAAGCCACACGATCCAGAAATCCTTTACCCAGGAGCTGCGCCTGCAGAACAACAATGCCAACGACCGTTTCAACTGGATCGTCGGCCTGTTCTATCAGCGCTCCTTTGTGCAGGACCAATATGCGGGCAGCGATCCGCAATTGCTGGATGTCGTGAATTACGCTCAGGCGCAGAGCGGCAATCCGCCCTACACCTCGCTGATGGATGCCTATGGGGTCGATCTCTATCAGGGCCAGTTCAGCGTGTTTCAGCGCAACACCCACCGCGATCAGCAAATGGCCGCCTATGCACAGGCCGATTATGAAGTAGTGCCCCGGCTTAAGCTGACGCTTGGCGGGCGCTATACCATTGCCAAATATCAGTTTGAAGGTTTCACCGCCGGGCCGCTCTACACAACGCCGGGCCGCACCGACAGTCTGGGCACCACCAGCCACACGTTCACGCCGCGCCTAGGGGTGACGTTTCAGGCCGATCCGCGCAATATGTTCTATGTCAGCGCCGCCAAGGGCGTACGCGGGCCCGGCGTTTCGCCGCCCGTGGGCCTGACCTGCACCAGCGATGCTGCGGCCATCGGCTTTGATCCGCTCGCCTCGCTCAACGTCAAGCCGGACTCGATCTGGAGCTATGAGGCAGGAAGCAAAAACCGTCTGTTTGGCGGCAAGCTGGCCATGGATGCCTCGATCTATCATATTGACTGGAACAATGTGCAGACGCTCCTGGCCCTACCGACCTGTTCGATCTATGCCGCGCTCAATCTTGGTTCGGCCAAGGTTGACGGGTTCGATCTGGCGGTAACCTTGCGGCCCGTTCGTTCGCTCACGCTGGGCGCTTCGGTGGCCTATACCAATGCGCGCTACACCTCGGCCATTCCGGGGCCGAACGGAACCACCATCCGCAAGGCAGGCGAGCCCTTTGCCGTGGCGCCGTGGTCGTTCCAGCTCAACGGTGAATTCACGCAACCGATTGGCGGCATCGAAGGCTATGCCCGCGCCGATTTTTCGTACAACAGCCACAACGGCAAGCCGGTCGATGTCAATTCGCCGCTGGTTGATCCGGCGCTGCCGCGCCCGCCGGCCACATCGCAGCTTGATCTGCGCGTCGGCGGCCGGATCAAGGCGGATTGGGCGGATCTTGATCTCAGCCTCTATGCCAACAATGTGACCGACAGCCAGCCCATCATGGCGCTTTATCACGATTCCCCGATCTCGACCTGGTATCGCGCAGGCAGTTTCCGCCCTCGCACGATCGGTCTTACCCTGACGGCGCGCAAGTGA
- a CDS encoding WD40/YVTN/BNR-like repeat-containing protein, whose product MQKTLLVSTDGQAIMRSHDGGTNWYRINVGQDLEYDDCVRCLLVDPRQNGAIWAGSERGLFRSEDCGAHWHQVDCALNGFAVWKLAVSESNPDYMYAGTGSPTRAAFFRSTDGGKTWEQTDLLMPERCAGVSRPRMLALAVNPHDPLDVWVGVEEGGLFRTLDGGNTWARLDEEWPHHAGNSDIHDIVILPAPAGQEDTVLVLVVNALYRSTDGGQTWTRMHARETWGLRYARVLLRKPGSDRELAIGIGDGTPGNTAAVLVSSDAGETWAPGKLDYQPNSCLWAFGANAALPDLMMAGTKFGHLFISEDGGHNWAKQRREFSEITGMAWVPGVPSDMELPHETH is encoded by the coding sequence ATGCAAAAGACGCTTTTGGTATCGACCGACGGACAGGCGATCATGCGCAGCCATGATGGCGGCACGAACTGGTATCGGATCAACGTGGGCCAGGATCTGGAATATGATGATTGCGTGCGCTGCCTGCTCGTGGACCCCCGTCAAAACGGCGCGATCTGGGCGGGCAGCGAACGCGGCCTGTTCCGCAGCGAGGATTGCGGCGCGCATTGGCATCAGGTTGATTGCGCGCTGAACGGTTTTGCGGTTTGGAAATTGGCCGTTTCGGAAAGCAACCCGGATTACATGTATGCCGGGACCGGATCGCCCACCCGCGCCGCCTTTTTCCGCAGCACGGACGGTGGCAAGACGTGGGAGCAGACCGATCTGCTGATGCCCGAGCGCTGCGCCGGGGTCAGCCGTCCGCGCATGCTGGCGCTGGCGGTCAATCCGCATGACCCGCTCGATGTCTGGGTGGGCGTGGAAGAAGGCGGCCTGTTCCGCACGCTAGATGGTGGCAACACATGGGCGCGGCTGGATGAGGAATGGCCCCATCATGCGGGCAATTCCGACATCCATGACATCGTGATCCTGCCCGCTCCGGCTGGTCAGGAAGACACGGTTCTGGTGCTGGTGGTCAATGCGCTTTACCGCTCGACCGATGGCGGGCAGACGTGGACCCGTATGCATGCCCGCGAGACCTGGGGCCTGCGCTATGCCCGCGTGCTGCTGCGCAAACCGGGCAGCGACCGCGAACTGGCGATCGGCATCGGGGATGGCACCCCGGGCAACACGGCGGCGGTGCTGGTGTCCAGCGATGCAGGCGAGACATGGGCACCGGGCAAGCTGGATTATCAGCCCAATTCCTGCCTTTGGGCGTTTGGCGCCAATGCGGCCTTGCCCGATCTGATGATGGCGGGCACCAAGTTCGGGCATCTTTTCATCAGCGAGGATGGCGGCCACAATTGGGCCAAACAGCGGCGCGAATTCAGCGAAATTACCGGCATGGCCTGGGTGCCGGGCGTGCCCTCGGACATGGAGCTGCCCCATGAAACCCATTAA
- a CDS encoding VOC family protein, whose product MKPIKVKRIAHIVLYVKDPDASAQWYANVLGMEVSARVQDGPYKGGVFLTFGESDHDIALFPAQEGATTGREFEHIGLQLVSRTMDDLRRAYGHLLANDVRIAEILDHGVSVGIYFYDPDGHMLEVFHQLTDHADGKAIAQLHDNGGQADPTHLDPL is encoded by the coding sequence ATGAAACCCATTAAAGTGAAGCGGATCGCCCATATCGTTCTGTATGTGAAGGATCCCGATGCTTCTGCACAGTGGTATGCCAATGTGCTGGGCATGGAGGTTTCCGCCCGCGTTCAGGACGGGCCGTACAAGGGCGGCGTGTTCCTGACCTTTGGCGAGAGCGACCACGACATCGCGCTGTTTCCCGCCCAGGAGGGCGCCACTACGGGTAGGGAATTCGAACATATCGGCCTGCAACTGGTCAGCCGCACGATGGATGATCTGCGACGCGCCTATGGCCATTTGCTGGCCAATGACGTGCGGATTGCAGAAATCCTCGACCATGGCGTTTCGGTGGGCATCTACTTCTATGATCCCGACGGCCACATGCTCGAAGTGTTTCACCAGTTGACTGACCATGCCGACGGCAAGGCCATCGCCCAACTGCATGACAATGGCGGTCAGGCCGACCCCACCCATCTCGACCCGTTGTAA
- a CDS encoding amino acid synthesis family protein codes for MTTHTPNFGPFHIRKWYGFVDETLAGETGAAADGEPIYKYVIAAAIHCPYAGQYVEDLTGWIDASPALGVEIGRRLTELSGGKAIESYGKAILVGTDCEYEHGNALLTNPAANPVRDAVGGGKSWVPSTGKRGVPGTIVDIPLAHKDALYVRSHYDTISASFNDGPNRDEVILIWAFATRGRLNARLGGLKASEVKGEDGLV; via the coding sequence ATGACGACGCACACCCCCAATTTCGGGCCCTTTCACATCCGCAAGTGGTATGGTTTTGTGGATGAAACGCTGGCCGGAGAAACCGGCGCGGCGGCTGATGGCGAACCGATCTACAAGTATGTGATCGCGGCGGCCATTCACTGCCCCTATGCCGGCCAATATGTCGAGGACCTGACCGGCTGGATCGATGCTTCGCCCGCGCTGGGCGTTGAAATCGGGCGCCGTCTTACGGAACTGAGCGGCGGCAAGGCGATCGAGAGCTATGGCAAGGCCATTCTGGTGGGCACCGATTGCGAATATGAACATGGCAATGCGCTGCTGACCAATCCTGCGGCCAATCCGGTGCGCGATGCGGTGGGCGGCGGCAAGAGCTGGGTGCCTTCGACCGGCAAGCGCGGCGTGCCCGGCACGATTGTGGACATTCCGCTGGCGCATAAGGACGCGCTCTATGTCCGATCGCATTATGATACGATCAGCGCCAGCTTTAACGATGGGCCGAACCGCGATGAAGTGATCCTGATCTGGGCCTTTGCCACGCGCGGCCGCCTCAACGCCCGTCTGGGCGGATTGAAGGCCAGCGAGGTCAAGGGCGAAGACGGACTGGTATAA